In one Achromobacter spanius genomic region, the following are encoded:
- a CDS encoding TRAP transporter substrate-binding protein, translating into MKLLTRRSALRRLCAVPAVALAGGFPLIARAADYTLKYGNNLPVTHPLNIRAQEAAERILKESNGRVDIKIFPNNQLGGDTDMLAQVRSGGIDFFTPSALVIATLVPVAAINAVGFAFKDYSQVWGAMDGALGAHVRAAIAQRKLYAFEKMWDNGFRQTTSSKAPVSTAADMDGLKIRVPVSSLPISMFKGLGAAPASLQFSEVYSSLQTKVVDAQENPLPIIQVAKLYEVQKYCSLTNHIWDGYWFIANGRMWEGLPQDLKTIVARGINEAGLAQREDIKKLNASVQSDLESKGLQFNQPAPDTFRQALRTAGFYKEWQGRFGNEAWSLLEQSVGKLA; encoded by the coding sequence ATGAAGCTGCTCACACGCCGTAGTGCCTTGCGTCGCCTTTGCGCGGTGCCCGCCGTTGCCCTGGCCGGCGGATTCCCGCTGATTGCCCGCGCGGCCGACTACACGCTCAAGTACGGCAACAACCTGCCGGTGACGCATCCGCTGAACATCCGCGCGCAAGAAGCCGCCGAACGCATCCTTAAGGAAAGCAACGGCCGCGTCGACATCAAGATTTTCCCGAACAACCAATTGGGCGGCGACACCGACATGCTGGCGCAAGTGCGCTCGGGCGGTATCGACTTCTTCACCCCGTCGGCACTGGTTATCGCCACGCTGGTGCCGGTGGCCGCCATCAATGCCGTCGGCTTCGCGTTCAAGGACTACAGCCAGGTCTGGGGCGCCATGGACGGTGCACTGGGCGCACACGTGCGCGCCGCCATCGCGCAGCGCAAGCTCTACGCCTTTGAAAAAATGTGGGACAACGGCTTTCGCCAAACCACCAGCAGCAAGGCGCCCGTGTCGACCGCCGCCGACATGGACGGCTTGAAGATTCGCGTGCCGGTCAGCTCGTTGCCCATCTCCATGTTCAAGGGCCTGGGCGCCGCGCCGGCCAGCTTGCAGTTCAGCGAGGTGTATTCGTCCTTGCAGACCAAGGTGGTGGACGCGCAGGAAAACCCGCTGCCCATCATTCAAGTCGCCAAGCTGTACGAAGTGCAGAAGTATTGCTCGCTGACCAACCACATCTGGGACGGCTACTGGTTCATCGCCAACGGCCGCATGTGGGAAGGCCTGCCGCAAGACCTGAAGACCATCGTGGCGCGCGGCATCAACGAAGCCGGCCTGGCCCAGCGCGAAGACATCAAGAAGTTGAACGCGTCGGTGCAATCGGACCTGGAATCCAAGGGCCTGCAATTCAACCAGCCGGCGCCGGACACCTTCCGCCAGGCACTGCGCACGGCGGGCTTCTACAAGGAATGGCAGGGCCGCTTCGGCAACGAAGCCTGGTCGCTGCTGGAACAAAGCGTCGGCAAGCTGGCCTGA
- a CDS encoding TRAP transporter large permease subunit, protein MSSLSASHAAAPVLPANPLRRAANALDSVLGGVVEHVAAAIVLVEICVLFAGVVARYVFHSPLVWSDELASILFLWLSMLGAVVALRRGEHMRMTALVNNVSPARRAQLETAALAASLAFLVLILAPAIEYAHEEHFITTPALELSNAWRAAAIPVGMALMAVVALLRLLRTTPVRQVLVALVGVAAVVALFWLAQPLFQGLGKLNLVIFFVGIVAATVFSGVPIAFSFALATFSYLALTTNTPMEVMVGRLDEGMSHLMLLAVPLFIFLGSLIEMTGMARAMIQFLASLLGHVRGGLSYVLIGAMYLVSGISGSKIADMAAIAPVLFPEMRKRGAKPGDLVALLSATGAQTETIPPSIVLITIGSVTGVSIAALFTGGLLPAVVLGLALCSVVWWRYRKEDLSLVQRFSLKEIGRFFVIALPAVALPFVIRAAVVEGVATATEVSTIGIVYSAVIGILIYRRFDWARLRPMLIETASLSGAIMLIVGCATAMAWALTQSGFSGDLAQLMADMPGGSYGFLAVSIVAFIILGSVLEGIPAIVLFGPLLFPIAVQAGVHEVHYAMVVIFAMGIGLFAPPFGVGYYGACAISRVDPNEGIGPIWGYVAALLIGLIVVAAFPWFSIGFL, encoded by the coding sequence ATGTCTTCCCTGTCCGCTTCCCACGCCGCCGCCCCGGTGCTGCCGGCCAACCCCTTGCGGCGCGCCGCCAACGCGCTGGACAGCGTGCTGGGCGGCGTGGTCGAACACGTTGCGGCCGCGATCGTACTGGTCGAGATCTGCGTGCTGTTCGCGGGGGTGGTCGCGCGTTACGTCTTCCATAGCCCGCTGGTCTGGTCCGACGAACTGGCCTCCATCCTGTTCCTGTGGCTGTCGATGCTGGGCGCCGTAGTCGCCTTGCGGCGTGGCGAGCACATGCGGATGACGGCCCTGGTCAACAACGTGAGCCCCGCGCGGCGCGCGCAGTTGGAAACGGCTGCGCTGGCCGCGTCGCTGGCGTTTCTGGTGCTGATCCTGGCGCCCGCCATCGAATACGCGCACGAAGAACACTTCATCACCACGCCCGCGCTGGAACTCAGCAATGCGTGGCGCGCCGCCGCCATTCCCGTGGGCATGGCGCTGATGGCGGTGGTGGCCTTGCTGCGCCTGTTGCGCACCACGCCGGTACGCCAGGTGTTGGTGGCCTTGGTGGGCGTGGCGGCGGTGGTCGCCCTGTTCTGGTTGGCCCAACCCCTGTTCCAGGGCCTGGGCAAGCTGAACCTGGTGATCTTCTTCGTGGGCATCGTGGCGGCCACCGTGTTTTCGGGCGTGCCGATTGCGTTTTCGTTCGCGCTGGCCACCTTTTCGTATCTGGCGCTGACCACCAACACGCCCATGGAAGTGATGGTGGGCCGCTTGGACGAAGGCATGTCGCACCTGATGCTGCTGGCCGTGCCGCTGTTCATCTTCCTGGGTTCCCTGATTGAGATGACCGGCATGGCGCGCGCCATGATCCAGTTTCTGGCCAGCCTTTTGGGCCACGTGCGCGGCGGCTTGTCGTACGTGCTGATCGGCGCCATGTATCTGGTGTCCGGCATCTCGGGTTCGAAGATCGCCGACATGGCCGCCATTGCGCCCGTGCTGTTCCCGGAAATGCGCAAGCGCGGCGCCAAGCCCGGCGATCTGGTGGCGCTGCTGTCGGCCACCGGCGCGCAGACGGAAACCATTCCGCCGTCCATCGTGCTGATCACCATCGGTTCGGTCACTGGCGTGTCGATCGCCGCGCTGTTCACGGGCGGCCTGCTGCCCGCCGTGGTGCTGGGCCTGGCCCTGTGCTCGGTGGTGTGGTGGCGCTATCGCAAGGAAGACCTGAGCCTGGTGCAACGCTTCAGCCTCAAAGAGATCGGCCGCTTCTTCGTGATTGCGCTGCCCGCCGTGGCCCTGCCCTTTGTGATCCGCGCCGCGGTGGTCGAAGGCGTGGCGACCGCTACCGAGGTGTCCACTATCGGCATCGTGTATTCGGCGGTGATCGGCATCCTGATCTATCGCCGCTTTGACTGGGCGCGCCTGCGCCCCATGCTGATCGAGACCGCATCGCTGTCCGGCGCCATCATGCTGATCGTGGGCTGCGCCACGGCCATGGCCTGGGCGCTGACGCAGTCCGGCTTCTCGGGCGACCTGGCGCAGTTGATGGCCGACATGCCCGGCGGCAGCTACGGTTTCCTGGCGGTGTCCATCGTGGCCTTCATCATCCTGGGCAGCGTGCTGGAGGGCATTCCCGCCATCGTGCTGTTCGGCCCGCTGCTGTTCCCGATCGCGGTGCAGGCCGGCGTGCACGAAGTGCATTACGCCATGGTCGTCATCTTCGCCATGGGCATCGGCCTGTTCGCGCCGCCCTTCGGCGTGGGCTACTACGGCGCCTGCGCCATCAGCCGCGTCGATCCCAACGAGGGCATCGGCCCCATCTGGGGTTATGTCGCGGCGCTGCTGATCGGGCTGATCGTCGTGGCCGCCTTCCCCTGGTTCTCCATCGGCTTCCTGTGA
- a CDS encoding VOC family protein codes for MSRFLGEIRQLGYVVHDIEAAMEYWSTTLGVGPWYYNPRVPIVNYQYDGESHQPHNSVALANSGFVQVELIQTRNDVPSMYRDFLQAGRTGLQHVAYWTESYDADLERLLAQGFKPKMSGEVGEKGRFIYFDTEYHPGTVIELSEVAGPKGRLFDLIRESANGWDGKDPVRPFPDLSRL; via the coding sequence ATGAGTCGTTTTCTGGGCGAAATCCGCCAACTCGGTTATGTGGTGCACGACATCGAAGCCGCCATGGAGTACTGGAGCACCACGCTGGGCGTGGGCCCCTGGTACTACAACCCGCGCGTGCCGATCGTCAACTACCAGTACGACGGTGAAAGCCACCAGCCGCACAACTCGGTTGCGCTGGCCAACTCCGGCTTCGTGCAAGTTGAACTGATCCAGACGCGCAACGACGTGCCGTCCATGTACCGCGACTTCCTGCAAGCCGGCCGCACCGGCCTGCAACACGTGGCCTACTGGACCGAAAGCTACGACGCCGACCTGGAACGCCTGCTGGCCCAGGGCTTCAAGCCCAAGATGAGCGGCGAAGTCGGCGAAAAAGGCCGCTTCATTTATTTCGACACCGAATACCACCCGGGCACCGTCATCGAACTGTCGGAAGTGGCCGGCCCCAAGGGCCGCCTGTTCGACCTGATTCGAGAAAGCGCCAACGGCTGGGACGGCAAGGATCCGGTCCGCCCGTTTCCGGACTTGTCCCGTCTTTGA
- a CDS encoding ribulose-bisphosphate carboxylase large subunit family protein, which produces MNSQSFSATYLIETPMDPARVAEVMAGEQSCGTFTRVQGETDELRARARARIEAIDLLDTTDTPSLPNAWLARQPGGMPGKYQRARVRIAFPVANVGANLPTLAATVGGNLYDLGEVTGLRLESMELPANYRAQFDMPQVGIAGTRQLTGVATGPLVGTIIKPNVGLSPEQTAHLVAQLCAAGVDFIKDDEVCANPAHAPLAQRVAAVMAVVRAHRERTGRQVMVAFNISDETDAMRRHADLIEREGGTCVMASLNWCGFSAIQTLRRSTPLALHGHRNGFGALSRAPLLGIGFQAYQTLWRLAGVDHMHVHGLQGKFAQEDSEVVESARDCLASLTPGIDDPVMPAFSSGQWAGTVPATWAAVRTDDLMFMSGGGILAHPDGPAAGVQSIRQAWQAVRDGQALEDFAGNAPELQRALEFFGGRA; this is translated from the coding sequence ATGAATTCCCAGTCCTTTAGCGCGACCTATCTGATCGAAACCCCGATGGACCCCGCGCGGGTCGCCGAAGTGATGGCGGGCGAGCAGTCCTGCGGCACCTTCACCCGCGTGCAAGGCGAAACCGATGAGCTGCGCGCCCGTGCCCGTGCCCGCATCGAAGCCATCGACCTGCTGGACACCACCGACACACCCAGCCTGCCCAACGCCTGGCTGGCGCGCCAACCGGGCGGCATGCCGGGCAAATACCAGCGCGCCCGCGTGCGCATCGCCTTTCCCGTGGCCAACGTGGGCGCCAACCTGCCCACGCTGGCGGCTACCGTCGGCGGCAACCTGTACGACCTGGGCGAAGTCACCGGCCTGCGCCTGGAAAGCATGGAGCTGCCCGCCAACTACCGCGCGCAGTTCGACATGCCGCAAGTGGGCATCGCCGGTACGCGGCAACTGACGGGCGTGGCAACGGGCCCGCTGGTGGGCACCATCATCAAACCCAACGTGGGCCTGTCGCCCGAGCAGACCGCGCATCTGGTCGCCCAACTGTGCGCGGCGGGCGTGGACTTCATCAAGGACGACGAAGTCTGCGCCAACCCGGCGCACGCGCCCCTGGCGCAACGCGTCGCCGCCGTCATGGCGGTGGTGCGCGCCCACCGCGAACGTACCGGCCGCCAGGTGATGGTGGCCTTCAACATCAGCGACGAAACCGACGCCATGCGCCGCCACGCCGACCTGATCGAACGCGAAGGCGGCACCTGCGTCATGGCCAGCCTGAACTGGTGCGGTTTTTCAGCCATCCAGACCCTGCGCCGCAGCACGCCATTGGCCTTGCACGGGCACCGCAACGGCTTCGGCGCCTTGTCGCGCGCGCCTTTGCTGGGGATTGGTTTTCAGGCGTATCAAACCCTGTGGCGGCTGGCCGGCGTGGACCATATGCATGTGCATGGCCTGCAAGGCAAGTTCGCGCAGGAAGACAGCGAAGTCGTGGAATCCGCGCGCGACTGCCTGGCGTCGCTCACGCCCGGCATCGACGACCCGGTCATGCCCGCGTTCTCGTCCGGCCAATGGGCCGGCACCGTGCCCGCCACGTGGGCGGCGGTGCGTACCGACGATCTGATGTTCATGTCGGGTGGCGGCATTTTGGCGCATCCGGATGGGCCGGCTGCTGGTGTACAGAGCATTCGGCAAGCATGGCAGGCGGTGCGGGATGGGCAGGCGTTGGAGGACTTTGCGGGGAATGCGCCGGAGTTGCAGCGGGCGCTGGAGTTCTTTGGCGGGCGGGCATGA
- a CDS encoding four-carbon acid sugar kinase family protein has protein sequence MTAGVGSAGGGVGSGKDMDGSGSANDASSVDAAGSAAEAGNAGHASSADSAGKIAAPRVCWYGDDFTGATDTLAEVARAGLRGLLFLGVPTPEQLRRAGPLDAIGIAGAARAMSPADMETELRAVGHFMAGTGARVLHYKCCSTFDSAPHVGSIGVAIRELRRYMPNPLVPIVGGQPSIGRYCSFAQLFARAGAAPEVYRIDRHPVMSRHPVTPMHEADLRLHLAVQGLDGIRSVPHIAYPRMRSADDAAEVDGWIDGIISASDGPVLFDLTDDDQLAVIGRLIWRAAESSPLLAVGPSSVQQALARAAVFERGGEVAGRDGKGAGRDAAVSASSSATPLPAATGPVLVMAGSLSPVTARQIAASTRYTHQPLQVQALLESPAYVADQVQLAAHVLAQGHNVLVHTDRPEQAVTSDQAASTARATAQLAAAIITASAQAGARLARVGIAGGDTSSQATLALGLWGLAFRCVLAPGVTVSVARSDNPVVDGVELMLKGGQMGGDDLFDRLVAGGG, from the coding sequence ATGACTGCGGGTGTCGGGAGCGCTGGCGGTGGGGTTGGCAGCGGCAAAGATATGGACGGCTCGGGCAGTGCCAATGATGCGAGCAGCGTAGACGCCGCAGGCAGCGCGGCTGAAGCGGGCAACGCGGGGCACGCAAGCAGCGCAGACTCCGCAGGCAAGATAGCCGCACCCCGCGTTTGCTGGTACGGCGACGATTTCACCGGCGCCACCGACACGCTGGCCGAAGTCGCGCGCGCCGGCTTGCGCGGCTTGCTGTTCCTGGGCGTGCCCACGCCCGAGCAACTGCGCCGCGCCGGCCCGCTTGACGCCATCGGCATCGCGGGCGCCGCGCGCGCCATGTCCCCCGCCGATATGGAAACGGAACTACGCGCCGTCGGTCATTTCATGGCCGGCACCGGCGCGCGCGTGCTGCACTACAAATGCTGCTCCACCTTCGACAGCGCCCCGCATGTCGGCAGCATCGGCGTCGCCATCCGCGAACTGCGCCGCTACATGCCTAACCCGCTGGTGCCGATTGTGGGCGGGCAACCCAGCATCGGACGCTATTGCAGCTTTGCGCAATTGTTCGCGCGAGCCGGGGCTGCCCCCGAGGTCTATCGCATTGATCGGCATCCGGTGATGAGCCGGCATCCGGTCACACCGATGCATGAAGCTGACCTGCGGCTGCATCTGGCGGTACAGGGGCTGGATGGGATTCGGTCGGTGCCGCATATTGCGTATCCGCGTATGAGGAGTGCCGACGATGCCGCTGAAGTGGATGGCTGGATCGACGGGATAATCAGCGCCAGTGACGGCCCGGTGCTGTTCGACCTGACCGACGATGACCAACTGGCCGTGATCGGCAGATTGATCTGGCGCGCGGCGGAGAGTTCGCCGTTGTTGGCGGTTGGCCCAAGCAGCGTGCAACAGGCGCTGGCGCGCGCGGCGGTGTTCGAGCGCGGGGGGGAGGTGGCGGGGCGTGATGGCAAGGGTGCCGGGCGTGATGCCGCTGTTTCCGCAAGCAGTAGCGCGACTCCCCTGCCCGCCGCCACCGGCCCCGTGCTGGTCATGGCCGGCAGCCTGTCGCCCGTCACCGCGCGGCAGATTGCCGCGAGCACGCGCTACACACATCAGCCGCTGCAAGTGCAAGCGCTGCTGGAATCCCCCGCCTACGTGGCCGATCAAGTCCAGCTGGCAGCCCACGTCTTGGCGCAAGGCCACAACGTGCTGGTACATACCGACCGCCCCGAACAAGCGGTGACCAGCGATCAGGCCGCCTCCACCGCCCGCGCCACCGCGCAACTTGCCGCCGCCATCATCACCGCCAGCGCGCAGGCGGGAGCCCGGCTTGCACGAGTCGGCATCGCGGGCGGCGACACATCAAGCCAGGCCACGCTGGCCCTTGGCTTGTGGGGCTTGGCGTTTCGATGTGTGTTGGCGCCCGGCGTGACTGTCAGCGTTGCTCGCAGCGACAACCCGGTGGTTGATGGCGTGGAATTGATGCTTAAGGGTGGGCAGATGGGCGGGGATGATTTGTTCGATCGATTGGTGGCGGGCGGGGGGTAG
- a CDS encoding IS256 family transposase, with translation MARNPKSTRQSSTSALPASAEQLLDELVTGPMTAEAVQDTFMLLKKALIERALGAELGRHLGYPAGGERPEDTTNQRNGKSSKTVLTDDGPLKLDIPRDRDGSFAPILIPKHARRFTGFDDKIIAMYARGMSVREIRAFLDEQYGTDVSPEFISSVTDEVMDEVQAWQNRPLEPMFPVVFFDALRVKIRDEGLVQNKAVYLALGVLPDGTREILGLWVETTEGAKFWMRVFNDLKTRGVQDILIAVTDGLKGMPQALEVVFPATTLQTCIVHLIRNSLAYAGWKDRRAIATALRPIYAAVNAQAAQQALDEFAKGAWGLKYPMIVKAWKDAWEQVIPFFVFPPAIRRVIYTTNAIESVNAQLRKIIKTRGHFPTDDAAIKLLWLALRNITVKWGTATHHWTDAMHQFAILYEERFTRIRTNAQWASE, from the coding sequence ATGGCACGCAACCCGAAGTCCACGAGGCAGTCCAGCACGTCTGCGCTACCGGCCAGTGCCGAGCAGTTGCTCGATGAACTTGTAACGGGGCCGATGACAGCCGAGGCGGTCCAGGACACGTTCATGTTGCTGAAGAAGGCGCTGATCGAGCGTGCTCTGGGCGCTGAACTGGGCCGACACCTGGGCTATCCCGCAGGCGGCGAGCGCCCGGAAGACACCACCAACCAGCGCAACGGCAAGAGCAGCAAGACCGTGCTGACCGACGACGGCCCGCTCAAGCTGGATATCCCGCGGGATCGGGATGGCAGTTTTGCCCCAATCCTGATTCCCAAGCACGCACGTCGGTTTACCGGTTTTGATGACAAGATCATCGCGATGTACGCCCGTGGCATGAGCGTGCGCGAGATCCGAGCGTTCCTGGACGAGCAATATGGCACTGACGTGTCGCCGGAGTTCATCAGCTCGGTGACCGATGAGGTCATGGATGAAGTGCAGGCGTGGCAGAACCGCCCTCTGGAACCCATGTTCCCCGTGGTGTTCTTCGACGCGTTGCGGGTCAAGATCCGCGACGAAGGCTTGGTGCAGAACAAGGCGGTTTATCTGGCCTTGGGTGTGCTGCCCGATGGCACGCGTGAGATTCTGGGCCTGTGGGTCGAGACCACCGAGGGCGCGAAGTTCTGGATGCGGGTGTTCAACGACCTCAAGACCCGAGGGGTGCAGGACATCCTGATCGCAGTGACCGATGGTCTGAAAGGGATGCCCCAGGCGCTAGAGGTCGTGTTCCCAGCCACCACGCTACAAACGTGCATCGTGCATCTGATCCGCAATAGCCTGGCCTACGCCGGCTGGAAGGATCGCCGCGCGATCGCCACGGCGCTGCGCCCGATCTACGCTGCCGTTAACGCCCAGGCCGCGCAACAGGCCCTTGATGAGTTTGCCAAAGGCGCTTGGGGCTTGAAGTACCCAATGATCGTCAAAGCCTGGAAAGACGCCTGGGAACAGGTCATCCCCTTCTTCGTGTTTCCACCCGCGATCCGACGTGTGATCTACACGACGAACGCGATAGAGAGCGTGAATGCGCAGCTACGCAAGATCATCAAAACGCGCGGCCACTTCCCTACCGACGACGCGGCGATTAAGCTGCTCTGGTTGGCGCTGCGAAACATTACCGTCAAATGGGGCACGGCCACACACCATTGGACCGACGCGATGCACCAGTTCGCCATCCTCTACGAGGAGCGATTTACCCGCATCCGTACCAACGCCCAGTGGGCCAGCGAGTAA
- a CDS encoding IS3 family transposase (programmed frameshift), with product MKKSRFTESQIVAVLKEGEAGMPVAELCRKHGISNATYYLWKSKFSGVQVSELQRLRELEAENAKLKRMFADLALENAAIKDVLNRKSLTPSARREVVGQLVQAKLSITRACQIAGLSRAAYYKKPMPASERDSPVIDALNAIVTRHGRWGFWKCFTRLRLDGRGWNKKRVHRVYCDMGLNLPRRCKKRLPDRPRQPLDLATEPNRCWALDFMHDALYCGRRFRTLNVIDEANRECLAIEVGVSIPSARLIRVLSRLIDCYGPPDAIRLDNGPEMISEAFTQWASAKGIAIRYIQPGKPNQNAFIERFNRTYRTEVLDAHLFANLEQVQTITDQWLVDYNQYRPHESLGGLPPVQFMPRLTLAPIVYQPMST from the exons TTGAAGAAAAGCAGATTTACCGAGAGCCAGATCGTTGCTGTTCTGAAGGAAGGCGAAGCCGGCATGCCGGTCGCCGAGCTGTGCCGCAAACACGGCATCAGCAACGCCACGTATTACCTTTGGAAGAGCAAGTTCTCCGGCGTTCAAGTTTCCGAGTTGCAGAGGCTGCGCGAACTGGAAGCTGAAAACGCCAAGCTCAAACGCATGTTTGCCGACTTGGCGCTGGAGAATGCAGCGATCAAGGATGTCTTGAATCGAAAATCCT TGACGCCGTCGGCCAGGCGCGAAGTGGTGGGACAGCTGGTGCAAGCCAAGCTCTCAATCACGCGCGCTTGTCAGATTGCCGGCCTATCGCGGGCGGCGTACTACAAGAAGCCAATGCCGGCATCTGAGCGGGATTCCCCAGTCATTGATGCTCTCAATGCCATTGTGACCCGGCATGGGCGTTGGGGATTCTGGAAGTGTTTCACCCGGCTGCGCCTCGACGGTCGCGGCTGGAACAAAAAGCGCGTTCATCGGGTGTACTGCGACATGGGTCTGAATTTGCCTCGGCGCTGCAAAAAGCGGCTTCCCGACCGACCGCGACAGCCGCTGGATCTGGCCACAGAGCCTAATCGTTGTTGGGCGCTCGACTTCATGCATGACGCTCTCTACTGCGGCCGGCGGTTTCGCACTCTGAACGTGATCGACGAGGCGAACCGGGAGTGCTTGGCCATCGAGGTAGGCGTGTCCATCCCGTCTGCACGCCTCATTCGGGTATTGAGCCGTTTGATCGACTGCTATGGGCCGCCTGACGCAATACGCCTGGATAACGGTCCGGAGATGATCTCAGAGGCGTTCACCCAATGGGCTAGCGCAAAGGGCATCGCGATCCGCTATATCCAGCCGGGCAAGCCAAATCAGAACGCTTTCATTGAGCGCTTCAATCGAACTTATCGAACCGAGGTGCTCGACGCGCACCTGTTCGCCAACCTTGAGCAGGTCCAGACGATTACCGATCAATGGCTGGTCGATTACAACCAGTACCGCCCGCATGAATCGCTGGGTGGCCTCCCGCCGGTGCAATTCATGCCCCGGCTAACCCTTGCTCCGATCGTCTATCAACCGATGTCTACTTGA
- a CDS encoding hemagglutinin repeat-containing protein, whose protein sequence is MGASVGRGNADGRDESRTNSNITAGNVLAIQSGGDTTLKGAAGKADQIIASVGGNLLLESLQDSSKYDSKNKSAGFGVSLCIPPYCYGSSSAWANAGAGKMNSDFKTVTEQTGLWAGDGGFLIDVKNNTTLLGSVIASSDRAVADGLNKLTTGTLVAQDLKNTAKYSGSQVSIGGSFGFGGSAKAGDSGLGTTKGGQVAGGASKDAGSSISTGSSGFGMGTPVVVAASGNSSSTTQSGISGGTIVIRDEAGQLALTGKTAAETIASLNRDTTDTLNALKPIFDKEKIEAGFEIASEAQRQVGQFLTNRAKEIDALKARAKDKTLSQAEREQAAATAEKLDSEWGPSGSYRRVVGAISAGAAGNVTGSAGAFVQAAAVNYFQGLGASQVKKLADSMGDGADSEAARALLHGIVGCAAAAASGSNCSAGALGAAASSVLAKLIGMAAGDDLSAEEREARGNLVASIVAGISEATSVDTTTSTIAAVTELTNNALTLSDLKRFGAEASSCEAFGNCDEVQEKFRKLSIETQETMIAVCAADPNRCRELYGDFVEQVTEYREEP, encoded by the coding sequence CTGGGTGCCTCGGTCGGACGCGGCAATGCGGACGGTCGCGACGAAAGCCGGACCAACAGCAATATCACGGCAGGCAACGTACTCGCCATCCAGTCGGGCGGGGACACGACATTGAAGGGCGCGGCGGGCAAGGCCGACCAGATCATCGCGTCGGTCGGTGGCAACCTGCTACTTGAGAGCCTGCAAGACAGCAGCAAGTACGACTCCAAGAACAAGAGCGCGGGCTTTGGCGTGAGCCTGTGTATCCCGCCGTACTGCTACGGTTCAAGCAGCGCATGGGCCAACGCCGGCGCCGGCAAGATGAACAGTGACTTCAAGACGGTCACTGAACAGACGGGCTTGTGGGCGGGCGACGGCGGTTTCCTGATCGACGTCAAGAACAACACCACCTTGCTCGGCAGCGTCATTGCCAGCAGCGACCGCGCGGTGGCTGACGGCCTGAACAAGTTGACGACGGGGACGCTGGTCGCGCAGGACCTGAAGAACACCGCCAAGTACAGCGGTAGCCAGGTGTCGATTGGTGGGAGCTTCGGGTTCGGCGGAAGCGCCAAGGCGGGCGACTCAGGGCTGGGCACGACCAAGGGCGGCCAGGTAGCCGGCGGCGCATCGAAGGACGCGGGTTCGTCGATATCGACGGGCAGCAGCGGCTTCGGCATGGGCACGCCCGTGGTGGTGGCTGCCAGCGGCAACAGTAGTTCGACCACACAAAGCGGCATCAGCGGCGGCACGATCGTCATTCGTGACGAGGCGGGGCAGTTGGCCCTGACCGGCAAGACGGCAGCGGAGACGATCGCGTCGTTGAACCGAGACACGACCGATACGTTGAATGCGCTGAAGCCGATCTTTGACAAGGAGAAGATCGAGGCGGGGTTTGAGATTGCGTCGGAGGCCCAGCGGCAGGTGGGGCAGTTTTTGACGAATCGGGCGAAGGAAATTGACGCTCTAAAAGCTCGTGCAAAGGACAAGACGCTGTCTCAAGCCGAGCGCGAACAAGCCGCCGCAACTGCGGAGAAGCTGGATAGTGAGTGGGGCCCGTCTGGGTCTTACCGCCGCGTTGTGGGCGCGATTTCAGCGGGCGCGGCCGGCAATGTGACAGGCAGCGCTGGTGCCTTCGTGCAAGCAGCCGCAGTGAACTATTTCCAGGGTCTAGGCGCATCGCAAGTTAAAAAGCTCGCCGATTCCATGGGTGATGGAGCCGATTCGGAGGCAGCGCGCGCCCTTCTGCATGGAATTGTGGGATGTGCTGCTGCGGCGGCGAGCGGCAGCAATTGCTCCGCCGGTGCATTGGGGGCTGCAGCGAGTTCCGTCCTTGCCAAGCTGATAGGAATGGCCGCGGGGGATGACCTATCTGCAGAGGAGCGTGAAGCGCGAGGCAATTTGGTCGCCAGTATTGTGGCCGGCATATCCGAAGCAACTTCGGTGGATACCACCACTAGCACCATCGCGGCTGTGACGGAGTTGACAAATAACGCACTCACTTTGTCCGACCTGAAGCGATTTGGAGCAGAGGCCTCTAGTTGCGAAGCGTTTGGCAATTGCGATGAAGTACAGGAGAAGTTCCGAAAGCTAAGCATCGAAACCCAAGAAACCATGATCGCAGTGTGTGCGGCAGACCCGAACCGCTGCCGGGAACTCTATGGTGATTTTGTCGAGCAAGTTACCGAGTATCGGGAGGAACCGTAA
- a CDS encoding hemagglutinin repeat-containing protein, which yields MNSGGDTVLRGAQASADLIMATVGGNLVGESLQDISHYAARDRSVGVQVSLCIPPLCYGANSVSGNYGHTKINSQNLKSDCMVIKGSIDANALQKSPIFPEPVDFWMQGQGISTSLRKSREG from the coding sequence ATGAACTCCGGCGGCGACACGGTCTTGCGCGGCGCGCAAGCCAGCGCCGACCTGATTATGGCGACGGTGGGCGGCAACCTTGTTGGCGAAAGCCTGCAGGACATCAGCCACTACGCCGCACGCGACCGCAGCGTGGGCGTGCAGGTAAGCCTGTGCATCCCGCCCCTGTGCTACGGCGCCAACTCGGTCAGCGGCAATTACGGCCACACCAAGATCAACAGCCAGAATTTAAAGTCAGACTGCATGGTAATTAAGGGAAGCATTGATGCCAATGCTTTGCAGAAGTCGCCAATATTCCCAGAGCCGGTCGATTTTTGGATGCAAGGACAGGGCATATCAACGTCATTGAGGAAGTCGAGGGAAGGTTGA